One Methylocaldum marinum DNA window includes the following coding sequences:
- a CDS encoding respiratory chain complex I subunit 1 family protein, translating into MAWLVAIFQTLLFIALAPLLSGWIKRVKCRLQNRKAPSLFQPYRDLRKLYRKRPIMPYPASWIFRAAPYIVFASTVLAAATVPLVAIHLPTARIADVIVLVGFFALGRTFLVLAGMDIGTAFGGMGSSREMTISSLAEPAMLMAVFTLAMSAHTTNLSQAVSFVLDSGLVLRPSFVFAMGGLILVTIAETGRIPVDNPATHLELTMIHEAMILEYSGRWLALIEWASQIKLMLYGVLIANIFFPWGIAQTFTPDALGFGLAMIALKLAVLAVVLAFSEVLFAKMRIFRVQEYLSFAYLLSVLGLLSHIILEAVR; encoded by the coding sequence TTCTGGGTGGATCAAACGGGTCAAGTGCCGGCTGCAAAACCGGAAGGCTCCATCCCTCTTTCAGCCGTACCGGGACCTGCGCAAGCTTTACCGCAAGCGCCCCATCATGCCGTATCCGGCCTCCTGGATCTTTCGCGCCGCCCCGTACATTGTGTTCGCGTCTACCGTACTGGCGGCCGCCACCGTGCCGCTGGTGGCCATACATCTGCCCACCGCGCGCATCGCCGACGTCATCGTGCTGGTGGGTTTCTTCGCTCTGGGGCGAACCTTCCTGGTTCTGGCCGGCATGGATATCGGCACCGCGTTCGGCGGCATGGGATCGTCGCGCGAAATGACGATCTCGTCGCTGGCCGAGCCCGCCATGCTCATGGCGGTATTCACCCTGGCCATGAGTGCGCATACCACCAATTTGTCCCAGGCCGTCAGCTTCGTCCTCGACAGCGGACTGGTGCTGCGCCCCTCCTTCGTTTTCGCCATGGGCGGACTGATCCTGGTGACGATCGCCGAGACCGGCCGCATTCCCGTCGACAATCCGGCCACCCACCTGGAACTGACCATGATTCACGAGGCCATGATTCTCGAATACAGCGGACGCTGGCTGGCGCTGATCGAATGGGCCAGCCAGATCAAGCTCATGCTTTACGGCGTGCTCATAGCCAACATTTTCTTTCCGTGGGGTATCGCCCAAACCTTCACCCCCGATGCGCTGGGCTTCGGCCTCGCCATGATCGCCCTAAAACTCGCCGTGCTGGCGGTGGTGCTGGCCTTTTCCGAGGTGCTGTTCGCCAAGATGAGGATTTTCCGGGTGCAGGAATATCTGAGCTTCGCTTACCTCCTCAGCGTGCTGGGCCTTCTGAGCCACATCATTCTGGAGGCGGTTCGCTGA
- a CDS encoding hydrogenase 4 subunit F — MIAVYLVLLIPLAGMAVLGLAADTRHAGRINVRCNALALAASIWLAADVLVHGPRLSSGQLLYIDSFNVYLIVLTAFVGLTTSIFSGPYMAHEQETGRVNAGRLRLYHSMYQGFMLAMYLVLTTNNMGVLWVAMEGATLATVLLVSLYRTPESVEAAWKYFILCGVGIALALFGTVLLYFAAEQKLGIGGNALLWTVLHENAGLLEPSIMKLAFVFLLVGYGTKIGLVPLHNWLPDAHSEGPTPMSAILSGLLLNDTLYAVVRCKMLVDGSLGTPIAGYLMMGFGLLSFLVAALFLHRQTDIKRLFSYSSIEHMGLMTFAFGIGSPWATFAALFHMTTHSLTKSAIFVTVGHAAQLAGTQRMDKIRGLILTQPEIGWGLLIGTVAIAGFPPFGVFASEFLVLIATMRDYPWLTPLLLIGIGVAFAGLFRHLHPMVYGDIPEGQNAIPANLLPVMIHLALVLWLGLSIPGFLGNWFSQATQLISGASPL, encoded by the coding sequence ATGATCGCGGTCTATCTGGTACTCCTGATTCCCCTCGCCGGCATGGCGGTGCTCGGTCTCGCGGCCGACACCCGGCACGCAGGGCGCATCAACGTACGCTGCAATGCCCTGGCGCTGGCCGCCTCGATCTGGCTCGCCGCCGACGTGCTGGTTCACGGACCACGGCTATCTTCGGGCCAGCTGCTGTATATCGATTCCTTCAATGTCTACCTGATCGTCCTGACCGCGTTCGTCGGGCTGACCACGTCCATCTTCTCCGGCCCCTACATGGCGCACGAGCAGGAAACCGGGCGCGTCAACGCCGGGCGCCTGCGGCTGTACCATTCGATGTACCAGGGCTTCATGCTGGCCATGTACCTGGTTTTGACGACCAACAACATGGGCGTCCTGTGGGTGGCGATGGAGGGCGCAACCCTGGCCACGGTATTGCTGGTCAGCCTCTACCGCACGCCCGAGTCGGTGGAGGCCGCCTGGAAGTATTTCATCCTGTGCGGCGTGGGCATCGCCCTGGCCCTGTTCGGCACGGTGCTGCTTTATTTCGCCGCCGAACAAAAGCTGGGCATAGGCGGCAATGCGCTGCTGTGGACCGTGCTGCACGAGAATGCCGGGCTGCTCGAACCCAGCATCATGAAACTGGCCTTCGTATTCCTGCTGGTCGGCTACGGGACCAAGATCGGGCTGGTACCCCTGCACAACTGGCTGCCGGACGCCCATTCCGAGGGTCCGACCCCAATGTCGGCGATTCTCTCGGGACTCTTGCTCAACGACACCTTATACGCGGTGGTGCGCTGCAAGATGCTGGTGGACGGCTCGCTCGGAACCCCGATAGCGGGTTATCTGATGATGGGTTTCGGTCTTTTGTCCTTTCTGGTGGCGGCCCTGTTTCTGCATCGCCAGACCGACATCAAGCGGCTGTTCAGCTATTCGTCGATCGAACACATGGGGCTGATGACCTTCGCCTTCGGCATCGGCAGTCCATGGGCCACCTTTGCCGCCCTGTTCCACATGACCACCCACTCGTTGACCAAATCGGCGATCTTCGTCACCGTCGGACACGCGGCCCAGCTCGCCGGCACCCAGCGCATGGATAAAATTCGCGGCCTGATCCTGACCCAGCCGGAGATCGGCTGGGGCCTCCTGATCGGTACCGTGGCCATCGCCGGGTTCCCGCCTTTCGGCGTGTTCGCCAGCGAATTCCTGGTGCTCATCGCCACCATGCGCGATTACCCCTGGCTGACGCCGCTGCTCCTGATCGGCATCGGCGTCGCTTTCGCCGGCCTGTTCCGGCATTTGCACCCCATGGTCTACGGGGATATCCCCGAGGGCCAGAACGCCATCCCGGCGAATTTGTTGCCGGTGATGATCCACCTGGCGCTGGTGCTCTGGCTCGGATTATCCATTCCGGGCTTCCTGGGCAACTGGTTCAGCCAGGCGACTCAACTCATTTCAGGAGCATCGCCCCTTTGA
- a CDS encoding SulP family inorganic anion transporter translates to MKRISHSISSDLAGLAENWRTDAVSGFLVFLIALPLCFGIAMASGFPPMAGILGAVIGGLVVSRIGGARLTITGPAAGLITVLFSAVHTLGQGDTFAGYRYTLAAIVVAGTLQILLGLFRGGRLATFFPAAIAHGMLAAIGIIIIARQIHVLVGARPEVETSLQSLLHIPESLLHYHPEIFLIGGLGLLILFAWPLLGNKGIGRIPAPILVVLTGFLLGQAFDLNRAELYLLSEGAENEAWHKHVFVNAPQFLAGIPDSFLDSLVFPDFSKIAAPAFWNTVLSLWLIGSLESLLTASAVDRLDPEHRRSHLDRDLTAIGAGNVLSGLVGGMPMISEIVRSSANVGYGARSSWSNFFHGLFLLVFVALFPHLIRDIPLASLAALLVYAGYRLASPKAFAKTLDIGFEQLALFVITIIGILSTDLLVGVALAIAAKLVIHRWRGVKLGNLFQLSYRITQEANSDFRIRLNGAAIFSNFLTLKDELAELPAGANIVFDLTYASLVDHTVMEFIERFSHDYTASGGRCEVRGLDRYQPYSDHPLAARRRKLFGWKTGRGESL, encoded by the coding sequence TTGAAGCGAATTTCACATTCAATCTCGAGCGACCTGGCCGGACTCGCCGAAAACTGGCGCACCGACGCGGTTTCCGGCTTTCTGGTCTTCCTGATCGCCCTGCCCTTGTGCTTCGGCATCGCCATGGCCTCGGGATTTCCCCCGATGGCGGGGATTCTCGGCGCGGTCATCGGAGGCCTCGTCGTTTCCCGGATCGGCGGCGCCCGCCTGACCATCACGGGTCCCGCCGCCGGACTGATTACCGTCTTGTTCTCCGCGGTTCACACCCTGGGGCAAGGCGATACTTTCGCCGGCTATCGCTACACCCTGGCCGCAATCGTCGTGGCTGGTACCCTGCAAATCCTGCTGGGCCTTTTCCGGGGAGGACGATTGGCCACGTTCTTTCCGGCCGCCATCGCGCACGGCATGCTGGCAGCCATCGGGATCATCATCATCGCGAGGCAAATTCATGTCCTGGTCGGCGCTAGACCCGAGGTCGAAACTTCCTTGCAGAGTCTTTTGCACATTCCCGAAAGCTTGCTGCATTACCATCCCGAAATCTTCCTGATCGGCGGTCTGGGCCTCCTAATCCTGTTCGCTTGGCCCTTGCTGGGGAACAAGGGTATCGGCAGAATTCCCGCGCCCATCCTGGTCGTTTTGACCGGGTTCCTACTGGGACAGGCGTTCGATCTGAACCGGGCCGAACTTTATCTCCTTTCCGAGGGAGCTGAAAACGAAGCCTGGCACAAGCATGTTTTCGTGAATGCGCCGCAATTTCTTGCCGGTATCCCGGACAGTTTTTTGGACAGCCTGGTTTTCCCCGATTTTTCGAAAATCGCTGCGCCCGCCTTTTGGAATACCGTATTGAGCCTATGGCTCATCGGCAGCCTGGAATCGCTGCTGACCGCCTCGGCGGTGGACCGCCTCGATCCCGAGCACCGGCGCTCCCATCTCGACCGCGACCTCACCGCGATCGGCGCCGGCAACGTGCTTTCCGGCTTGGTCGGCGGGATGCCCATGATCTCCGAAATCGTCCGCAGTTCCGCCAATGTCGGCTACGGCGCGCGCAGCAGTTGGTCCAATTTTTTCCACGGCCTCTTTCTGCTGGTATTCGTGGCCTTGTTCCCGCACCTCATTCGCGACATCCCCCTGGCGTCGCTGGCGGCATTGCTGGTCTACGCCGGATATCGCCTGGCCTCGCCCAAGGCCTTCGCCAAAACCCTGGATATCGGGTTCGAGCAATTGGCCTTGTTCGTCATCACCATCATCGGCATTCTGAGCACGGACCTCCTGGTCGGGGTCGCCCTCGCTATCGCCGCCAAGCTGGTGATCCACCGCTGGCGCGGCGTAAAGCTGGGCAATCTGTTCCAGCTTTCCTACCGGATTACGCAGGAAGCGAACAGCGACTTCCGAATCAGGCTCAACGGCGCGGCCATTTTTTCCAATTTTCTGACATTGAAGGACGAACTCGCCGAGCTGCCGGCCGGCGCAAACATCGTTTTCGATCTGACCTACGCCTCGCTGGTCGACCATACCGTCATGGAGTTCATCGAACGCTTCAGTCACGACTACACGGCATCGGGCGGGAGGTGCGAGGTTCGAGGGCTGGACCGGTACCAGCCTTATTCGGATCACCCCTTGGCCGCACGCCGCCGCAAGCTGTTCGGATGGAAAACGGGGCGCGGTGAATCGCTCTAA
- a CDS encoding formate hydrogenlyase produces MAFSGLSLYSQAVLLLAGLIALTSFLMLGQSRLVRLVLVFALQGILLAATTAMVAGALDFPHLYVSAGLSFLLKGILIPVMLHRLIHRLGLHRELDTIRHPARVMMGGAFLMVFSYYVSLPVVAHSPLVTLNAIAVSLAVVLLGMLLMITRRQAVAHVVGFMSIENGLFFAAVVSTYGMPMVVELGVAADVLVAAVVFGVFFFQIRESIDSLDVDRLSKLSETDRT; encoded by the coding sequence ATGGCTTTCTCCGGACTCAGTCTGTATAGCCAGGCGGTTCTGCTGCTGGCGGGGCTCATTGCCCTGACCTCGTTCCTGATGCTCGGCCAGTCCCGGCTGGTGCGGCTGGTTCTGGTGTTTGCCTTGCAGGGTATTCTGCTCGCGGCGACTACGGCCATGGTCGCCGGCGCTCTGGATTTTCCTCATTTGTACGTCTCGGCGGGCCTGAGCTTTCTGCTCAAGGGCATCCTCATTCCGGTGATGCTGCACCGCCTGATTCATCGCCTTGGGCTGCACCGGGAACTCGACACCATCAGGCATCCGGCCCGGGTGATGATGGGCGGGGCGTTCCTGATGGTGTTCAGTTACTACGTGAGTCTCCCGGTAGTGGCGCACTCGCCCCTGGTGACACTCAACGCCATCGCGGTCAGCCTGGCCGTGGTCCTGCTCGGCATGCTACTGATGATCACCCGGCGGCAGGCGGTGGCCCACGTGGTCGGCTTCATGTCGATCGAGAACGGACTATTCTTCGCAGCCGTGGTGTCCACCTACGGCATGCCCATGGTCGTGGAGTTGGGGGTCGCGGCGGATGTCCTGGTCGCCGCCGTCGTGTTCGGCGTGTTCTTCTTCCAAATCCGGGAAAGCATCGATTCTCTCGACGTGGACCGGCTCAGCAAACTAAGCGAGACGGACCGAACATGA